The following coding sequences lie in one Cucurbita pepo subsp. pepo cultivar mu-cu-16 chromosome LG13, ASM280686v2, whole genome shotgun sequence genomic window:
- the LOC111809464 gene encoding pentatricopeptide repeat-containing protein At3g14730-like isoform X2 has protein sequence MNQISKKTVLSKIIVRACCEFMEVRKIHGCLFKLGLELDMFVSSALVNTYLKFDLMEDAKKVFKELPERDVVLWNAMINGYAKIGHLNKAVVVFKKMGEEGISPCRFTITGILSIFSLMGDINNGRAIHGIVTKMGYSSCVAVSNALIDMYGKCKHIEDALVIFEMINEKDLFSWNSIISAHEQCVDHDGTLRFFDKMLASRVLPDVITITAVLPACSYFAALMHGREIHGYMTVNGLGKNEDGDDVLLNNAVMDMYAKCGCLKNAHRVFDRTSNKDVASWNIMIMGYAMHGYGQEALDMFHHMCEAQIKPDAITFVGVLSACSHAGFLRQGRSFLARMELEFGVVPTIEHYTCIIDMLGRAGHLGEAYELAERIPLQDNLVLWMALLGACRLHGNADLGKVVGEKIMRLEPKHCGSGSYVLMSSMYGVVGRYEEALQVRRTMKEQNVKKTPGCSWIELKDGLYVFSMGDRTHPELNALIHCLCGIGYLHDEVMHSS, from the exons ATGAATCAAATAAGCAAAAAGACCGTCCTCTCGAAAATCATCG TTAGAGCTTGTTGTGAGTTCATGGAGGTTAGGAAGATTCATGGctgtttatttaaattgggGTTGGAGTTGGATATGTTTGTTAGTAGTGCTCTTGTCAATACTTACTTGAAGTTCGACTTAATGGAGGACGCCAAGAAAGTATTTAAAGAGTTACCCGAGAGAGATGTTGTGCTTTGGAATGCAATGATCAATGGCTACGCCAAAATTGGTCACCTGAACAAAGCAGTAGTGgtttttaagaaaatgggGGAAGAAGGGATTTCACCTTGTAGATTTACAATTACTGgcattttatctattttttctttaatgggAGACATTAACAATGGGAGAGCAATTCATGGAATTGTAACAAAAATGGGTTATAGTTCATGTGTTGCAGTTTCAAATGCACTAATTGATATGTATGGGAAATGCAAGCATATCGAAGACGCTTTAGTGATTTTTGAGATGATAAATGAGAAGGATTTGTTTTCATGGAATTCAATTATATCTGCTCATGAACAATGTGTTGATCATGATGGTACCTTGAGATTTTTTGACAAGATGTTAGCTTCTAGGGTTCTACCTGATGTGATTACCATCACTGCTGTACTTCCAGCTTGTTCTTACTTTGCTGCTCTCATGCATGGAAGAGAAATTCATGGATATATGACTGTTAATGGATTGGGAAAAAATGAAGACGGTGATGATGTATTATTAAACAATGCTGTTATGGACATGTATGCAAAGTGTGGATGCTTGAAAAATGCCCACAGAGTCTTTGATCGAACGAGCAATAAGGATGTGGCGTCGTGGAACATCATGATTATGGGTTATGCAATGCATGGATATGGTCAAGAAGCATTGGATATGTTTCATCATATGTGTGAGGCTCAAATTAAGCCAGATGCTATCACATTTGTTGGAGTTTTATCTGCATGTAGTCATGCAGGCTTTCTACGTCAGGGGCGCTCGTTCTTAGCTCGAATGGAACTTGAATTTGGTGTGGTTCCAACTATCGAGCATTATACATGTATAATTGACATGCTCGGTCGAGCTGGACATCTGGGGGAAGCTTATGAACTGGCTGAAAGAATACCTCTTCAAGACAACCTTGTTTTGTGGATGGCATTGTTGGGAGCATGTCGACTTCATGGGAATGCAGATTTGGGAAAAGTTGTTGGAGAAAAGATAATGCGACTTGAACCTAAGCATTGTGGCAGTGGTAGTTATGTATTGATGTCTAGTATGTACGGAGTCGTAGGTCGATATGAAGAAGCATTGCAGGTTAGACGAACGATGAAGGAACAAAATGTTAAGAAGACACCGGGTTGTAGCTGGATTGAACTCAAGGACGGGCTGTATGTTTTTAGCATGGGAGACAGGACACATCCTGAACTAAATGCATTGATTCATTGCCTTTGTGGCATTGGATACCTCCATGATGAAGTTATGCATTCGTCTTAA
- the LOC111809344 gene encoding dehydrogenase/reductase SDR family member on chromosome X-like yields MASMKTELKKAWQFLRSTEFWRMAVLWNLSILYSYLMLFFQRFLSLSIKHRSGTSYSYERASSCTSEDVVPLCVITGATSGLGAAAALALSKRGFYVVLAGRSRHLLLKTMSEIKRQNEKALLKAFQVDLLYVQSILDFKNSFQLWLQGSKMHPSLQLLINNAGILATSSRSTSEGYDQMMATNYVGPFFLTQMLLPLLKNSPFPSRIVNVSSFTHRGVFDVRVDEDTVCGKRFVGLDQYPCASIYEYSKLCLLLFSYELHRKLSLENGSNKVTVVVADPGVVKTNIMREVPTYLSRVAFTILRLLRLLQLPEDGVNSILDAAFALPDTSGVYFFGGNGRTVKSSAQSYDTKLAKELWATSSNLFLKSQIAIEGVTSY; encoded by the exons ATGGCTTCCATGAAAACAGAGTTGAAAAAAGCTTGGCAGTTTTTAAGATCAACAGAGTTTTGGAGGATGGCAGTGCTGTGGAATCTCTCCATCCTCTATTCTTACTTGATGCTATTTTTTCAAAGATTTCTCTCTTTGTCTATTAAGCACAGATCTGGAACCTCCTACTCCTATGAAAGGGCTTCTTCTTGCACCTCAGAAGACGTCGTGCCCCTTTGCGTTATCACCGGT GCTACCTCTGGATTGGGTGCAGCTGCTGCTCTTGCTCTTTCTAAACGTGGTTTCTACGTCGTTCTTG CTGGACGGTCAAGGCATTTGTTATTAAAG ACAATGTCAGAGATAAAAAGGCAGAATGAAAAAGCCCTTCTTAAAGCTTTTCAAGTCGATCTTTTATATGTTCAGTCAATCTTGGACTTCAAGAATTCCTTTCAGCTTTGGCTCCAAGGCTCTAAGATGCATCCTTCATTGCAACTTTTGATTAATAATGCCGGGATATTGGCAACGTCATCTAGATCCACTTCTGAAGGCTATGACCA GATGATGGCTACAAATTATGTTGGCCCGTTCTTTTTGACTCAAATGTTATTGCCACTCCTGAAGAACAGCCCTTTTCCATCTAGGATAGTGAATGTCTCATCCTTTACACATAGAGGTG TTTTTGATGTTCGGGTTGACGAGGATACCGTATGTGGAAAGCGCTTCGTGGGATTGGATCAATATCCATGTGCTAGTATCTATGAGTATTCTAAAT TATGCTTACTGCTGTTCTCCTATGAGCTTCACCGGAAACTTTCCCTAGAGAACGGATCTAATAAAGTAACAGTTGT TGTTGCGGATCCTGGAGTAGTCAAAACAAACATCATGAGAGAAGTTCCTACATATCTTTCTAGGGTAGCATTTACAATATTGAGGCTTTTGAGGCTTCTACAGCTACCTGAAGATGGGGTCAACTCCATTTTGGATGCAGCCTTTGCATTACCT GACACATCTGGTGTTTACTTTTTTGGTGGAAACGGTAGGACGGTCAAGTCCTCTGCTCAGTCGTACGACACAAAACTTGCCAAGGAGCTTTGGGCGACGTCGTCTAATCTGTTCTTGAAATCCCAGATTGCTATTGAGGGAGTAACTAGTTATTGA
- the LOC111807993 gene encoding protein COP1 SUPPRESSOR 2, which produces MNQQSKRKNFRKRNCYDTEDGEDGANSTATKSEEEEEEHRMALEEVKFLQKQRERRAGIPALPSVSMQTSTTGASGASGGGGGLVRKSTDANSKTGGGGGSKNESAGGEGDKDDLVLQDTFAQETAVMVEDPNMLKYIEQELAKKRGRTLETVEGAENDLKQAEDELYKIPEHLKVKRRNSNESSTQWTTGIAEVQLPIEFKLKNIEETEAAKKLLQEKRFVGRSKSEFSIPSSFSADYFHRGRDYAEKLRREHPELYKGRNLQEDGSGSKPTDTGTEAAGQRQAATDEFMLERFRKRERHRGMRR; this is translated from the exons ATGAATCAACAGTCGAAAAGGAAGAATTTCCGGAAAAGGAATTGTTACGATACAGAAGATGGAGAAGATGGGGCGAATTCCACTGCCACCAAAtcggaggaggaagaagaagagcacaGGATGGCATTGGAGGAGGTAAAATTTTTGCAGAAACAGAGGGAGAGGAGGGCTGGAATTCCTGCACTTCCATCTGTATCGATGCAGACCAGCACCACCGGTGCTAGCGGCGccagcggcggcggcggtggtctTGTTAGGAAATCCACTGACGCTAACAGTAAAACTGGTGGCGGCGGGGGCAGTAAGAATGAAAGCGCGGGAGGCGAAGGCGACAAGGATGATTTGGTTCTTCAGGATACCTTTGCTCAGGAAACGGCCGTCATGGTTGAAGATCCTAATAT GTTGAAGTACATCGAACAGGAACTGGCAAAGAAAAGGGGGAGAACTCTCGAGACTGTAGAAGGAGCTGAGAATGACTTGAAACAGGCGGAAGATGAACTATACAAAATCCCGGAGCATCTTAAA GTGAAAAGACGAAATTCTAATGAAAGTTCCACTCAGTGGACTACAGGGATTGCAGAGGTTCAGCTTCCAATTGA ATTCAAGTTGAAGAACATTGAAGAAACCGAGGCTGCAAAAAAGCTTTTGCAGGAGAAGAGATTTGTGGGTCGGTCAAAATCAGAGTTTAGCATCCCCTCAAGTTTTAGTGCTGATTATTTCCACCGGGGCAGGGATTATGCTGAAAAACTTAGAAGAG AACATCCTGAGCTATACAAGGGTAGAAATTTGCAAGAGGATGGTTCTGGTTCCAAACCAACTGATACTGGCACAGAGGCTGCAGGACAAAGGCAGGCTGCCACAGATGAGTTCATGCTAGAACGCTTCCGGAAACGGGAACGCCATCGTGGTATGCGGAGGTAA
- the LOC111809464 gene encoding pentatricopeptide repeat-containing protein At3g14730-like isoform X1, producing the protein MNQISKKTVLSKIIGKKHHLFSSPFLSLPSRLLVFQMHYDVATCNFFLQSYANHKNLSEGKKLHSVMITSGFMHLPSSITSLINMYSKCNHMEQAVLVFHDPYHESNVFAYNAIIAGFVANRLPAHGFQFYKRMRSVGVMPDKFTFPCVVRACCEFMEVRKIHGCLFKLGLELDMFVSSALVNTYLKFDLMEDAKKVFKELPERDVVLWNAMINGYAKIGHLNKAVVVFKKMGEEGISPCRFTITGILSIFSLMGDINNGRAIHGIVTKMGYSSCVAVSNALIDMYGKCKHIEDALVIFEMINEKDLFSWNSIISAHEQCVDHDGTLRFFDKMLASRVLPDVITITAVLPACSYFAALMHGREIHGYMTVNGLGKNEDGDDVLLNNAVMDMYAKCGCLKNAHRVFDRTSNKDVASWNIMIMGYAMHGYGQEALDMFHHMCEAQIKPDAITFVGVLSACSHAGFLRQGRSFLARMELEFGVVPTIEHYTCIIDMLGRAGHLGEAYELAERIPLQDNLVLWMALLGACRLHGNADLGKVVGEKIMRLEPKHCGSGSYVLMSSMYGVVGRYEEALQVRRTMKEQNVKKTPGCSWIELKDGLYVFSMGDRTHPELNALIHCLCGIGYLHDEVMHSS; encoded by the coding sequence ATGAATCAAATAAGCAAAAAGACCGTCCTCTCGAAAATCATCGGTAAGAAGCACCATTTATTCTCTTCTCCATTTCTCAGTTTACCCTCCAGACTTCTAGTTTTTCAAATGCACTATGATGTAGCCACCTGcaatttttttctccaatcCTATGCGAACCACAAGAATCTCTCCGAAGGAAAGAAACTACATTCCGTAATGATTACTTCTGGATTTATGCATTTGCCTTCATCCATTACTAGCTTGATCAACATGTACTCTAAATGCAATCATATGGAACAGGCTGTTTTAGTTTTCCATGATCCATATCATGAAAGTAATGTGTTTGCATACAATGCAATAATTGCTGGATTTGTTGCAAATAGACTTCCAGCACatgggtttcaattttataagagAATGAGGTCAGTGGGTGTAATGCCTGATAAGTTCACTTTTCCATGTGTAGTTAGAGCTTGTTGTGAGTTCATGGAGGTTAGGAAGATTCATGGctgtttatttaaattgggGTTGGAGTTGGATATGTTTGTTAGTAGTGCTCTTGTCAATACTTACTTGAAGTTCGACTTAATGGAGGACGCCAAGAAAGTATTTAAAGAGTTACCCGAGAGAGATGTTGTGCTTTGGAATGCAATGATCAATGGCTACGCCAAAATTGGTCACCTGAACAAAGCAGTAGTGgtttttaagaaaatgggGGAAGAAGGGATTTCACCTTGTAGATTTACAATTACTGgcattttatctattttttctttaatgggAGACATTAACAATGGGAGAGCAATTCATGGAATTGTAACAAAAATGGGTTATAGTTCATGTGTTGCAGTTTCAAATGCACTAATTGATATGTATGGGAAATGCAAGCATATCGAAGACGCTTTAGTGATTTTTGAGATGATAAATGAGAAGGATTTGTTTTCATGGAATTCAATTATATCTGCTCATGAACAATGTGTTGATCATGATGGTACCTTGAGATTTTTTGACAAGATGTTAGCTTCTAGGGTTCTACCTGATGTGATTACCATCACTGCTGTACTTCCAGCTTGTTCTTACTTTGCTGCTCTCATGCATGGAAGAGAAATTCATGGATATATGACTGTTAATGGATTGGGAAAAAATGAAGACGGTGATGATGTATTATTAAACAATGCTGTTATGGACATGTATGCAAAGTGTGGATGCTTGAAAAATGCCCACAGAGTCTTTGATCGAACGAGCAATAAGGATGTGGCGTCGTGGAACATCATGATTATGGGTTATGCAATGCATGGATATGGTCAAGAAGCATTGGATATGTTTCATCATATGTGTGAGGCTCAAATTAAGCCAGATGCTATCACATTTGTTGGAGTTTTATCTGCATGTAGTCATGCAGGCTTTCTACGTCAGGGGCGCTCGTTCTTAGCTCGAATGGAACTTGAATTTGGTGTGGTTCCAACTATCGAGCATTATACATGTATAATTGACATGCTCGGTCGAGCTGGACATCTGGGGGAAGCTTATGAACTGGCTGAAAGAATACCTCTTCAAGACAACCTTGTTTTGTGGATGGCATTGTTGGGAGCATGTCGACTTCATGGGAATGCAGATTTGGGAAAAGTTGTTGGAGAAAAGATAATGCGACTTGAACCTAAGCATTGTGGCAGTGGTAGTTATGTATTGATGTCTAGTATGTACGGAGTCGTAGGTCGATATGAAGAAGCATTGCAGGTTAGACGAACGATGAAGGAACAAAATGTTAAGAAGACACCGGGTTGTAGCTGGATTGAACTCAAGGACGGGCTGTATGTTTTTAGCATGGGAGACAGGACACATCCTGAACTAAATGCATTGATTCATTGCCTTTGTGGCATTGGATACCTCCATGATGAAGTTATGCATTCGTCTTAA
- the LOC111808794 gene encoding protoporphyrinogen oxidase 1, chloroplastic-like → MASGATLLTDLPFRRPYPPTLFRPSNIPSFHPLHISIRINHLRPNFRCSIAERSTTVSTSDVSGQSSRVDCVVVGGGISGLCIAQALATKHPDVAPNIIVTEAKARVGGNITTVERDGYLWEEGPNSFQPSDPLLTMVVDSGLKDDLVLGDPDAPRFVLWKGKLKPVPAKPNDLPFFDLMSLGGKIRAGFGALGIRPPPPGREESVEEFVRRNLGDEVFERLIEPFCSGVYAGDPSKLSMKAAFGKVWKLEQNGGSIIGGTFKAFQERNKATKPPRDPRLPKPKGQTVGSFRKGLAMLPNAISTCLGNKVKLSWKLSNISKVDDGGYSLTYETPEGLVSILSRSVIMTVPSYVASTLLRPISVKAADALSKFYYPPVASVTISYPKGAIRKECLIDGELKGFCQLHPRSQGVTTLGTIYSSSLFPNRAPDGRVLLLNYIGGATNTEILSKTESELVEVVDRDLRKILINTNAEDPMLLSVRVWPQAIPQFLIGHLDVLDAAKAGLREAGMEGLFLGGNYVSGVALGRCVEGAYEAATEVASFLSKKVYK, encoded by the exons ATGGCCTCCGGCGCCACCCTTCTCACCGACCTCCCATTCCGGCGCCCTTACCCTCCCACTCTGTTCCGCCCCTCTAACATTCCTTCTTTCCACCCACTCCACATTTCTATCCGAATCAATCACCTTCGCCCCAATTTCAGATGTTCAATCGCCGAGCGCTCCACTACTGTTTCAACATCTGATGTCTCTGGTCAATCTTCCAGAGTGGATTGTGTGGTCGTTGGTGGTGGGATTTCCGGCCTTTGCATCGCTCAGGCACTTGCAACAAAGCACCCTGATGTTGCACCTAACATCATCGTCACAGAGGCGAAGGCTCGCGTTGGAGGCAACATCACTACGGTTGAGAGAGATGGCTATCTCTGGGAGGAAGGGCCTAATAGCTTCCAGCCCTCTGATCCTTTACTCACTATGGTG GTGGATAGTGGCTTGAAAGATGATCTAGTTCTGGGAGATCCGGATGCACCTCGATTTGTATTgtggaagggaaagctcaagcCAGTACCTGCGAAGCCTAATGATCTACCTTTCTTTGACCTGATGAGCCTTGGTGGAAAAATCAGAGCAGGCTTTGGTGCACTGGGCATTCGCCCTCCTCCTCCA GGTCGAGAGGAATCAGTTGAAGAATTTGTTCGTCGGAACCTTGGTGATGAAGTTTTTGAACGCTTGATAGAGCCATTTTGTTCTG GCGTATATGCTGGTGACCCTTCAAAGCTTAGCATGAAAGCAGCTTTTGGAAAGGTTTGGAAGCTAGAACAAAATGGTGGTAGCATTATTGGTGGGACTTTCAAAGCATTTCAAGAAAGGAATAAAGCTACCAAGCCACCAAGAGATCC ACGCCTGCCAAAGCCTAAGGGCCAAACTGTTGGATCTTTTAGGAAAGGACTTGCCATGTTGCCAAATGCTATTTCTACTTg CTTGGGCAATAAGGTAAAGTTATCTTGGAAGCTATCTAATATCAGTAAAGTGGATGATGGAGGTTATAGTTTGACATATGAAACACCAGAAGGGCTAGTCTCTATACTAAGCAGAAGTGTCATCATGACAGTCCCTTCTTACGTTGCCAGCACACTGTTGCGTCCAATCTCg GTGAAAGCTGCAGATgcactttcaaaattttactatCCACCAGTCGCATCAGTGACCATATCATATCCAAAAGGAGCAATTAGGAAAGAATGCTTGATAGATGGTGAACTAAAGGGGTTTTGTCAATTGCACCCTCGCAGCCAGGGGGTGACAACTTTGG GAACTATATACAGTTCATCACTTTTTCCCAATCGAGCACCAGATGGAAGGGTATTACTTTTGAACTACATTGGAGGAGCTACTAATACTGAAATTCTTTCCAAg ACAGAGAGCGAACTCGTAGAAGTAGTCGATCGGGATTTGAGAAAAATCCTCATAAACACAAACGCAGAGGATCCCATGTTATTGAGTGTGAGGGTGTGGCCTCAAGCCATTCCACAGTTCTTGATTGGTCATCTTGATGTTTTGGATGCCGCCAAGGCCGGACTGAGAGAAGCTGGAATGGAAGGGTTGTTTTTAGGTGGAAACTATGTATCTGGTGTGGCCTTGGGGCGATGTGTTGAGGGTGCCTATGAAGCTGCAACTGAGGTAGCTAGTTTCTTGTCTAAAAAAGTGTATAAATAG
- the LOC111809064 gene encoding germin-like protein subfamily 2 member 2 has translation MNPSKVFVFLFLLLSSVAMFPGSRASDPDALQDLCIADTSKGTKVNGFPCKEAANITAADFFFTGLANAATINNSVGSTVTPANVDKIPGLNTLGVSLARIDYAADGGLNPPHVHPRATEIVFVLDGELEVGFITTANKLISKTIKKGEIFVFPKGLLHFQQNNKDKPASVIAAFNSQLPGTVSVAAALFTSSPAVDDGVLARAFQIDAEVVGEIKSKVAAKKK, from the exons ATGAATCCATCGAAAGTTTTTGTGTTCCTATTCCTTCTCCTGTCTTCTGTTGCTATGTTTCCCGGCTCCCGTGCTTCCGACCCCGACGCGCTTCAAGACTTATGCATTGCTGATACTTCCAAAG GAACAAAAGTGAACGGATTCCCATGCAAGGAAGCTGCCAACATAACAGCCGCCGACTTCTTCTTCACCGGACTAGCAAACGCCGCCACCATCAACAACTCCGTCGGATCCACCGTCACGCCGGCCAACGTCGACAAAATCCCCGGCCTCAACACACTCGGCGTTTCCCTAGCCCGAATCGACTACGCAGCGGATGGCGGCCTGAATCCGCCACACGTGCACCCACGCGCGACCGAGATCGTCTTCGTCCTGGACGGGGAACTGGAGGTTGGTTTCATAACTACCGCCAACAAACTGATTTccaaaaccataaaaaaagGTGAAATCTTTGTCTTCCCCAAGGGACTGCTTCACTTCCAGCAGAACAACAAGGATAAACCCGCTTCTGTTATCGCCGCCTTCAACAGCCAGCTGCCCGGAACTGTGTCGGTCGCCGCCGCCTTGTTTACCTCATCCCCCGCCGTCGACGATGGGGTCCTCGCCAGAGCGTTTCAGATTGATGCCGAAGTGGTGGGAGAGATAAAATCTAAGGTTGCGGCTAAGAAGAAGTGA
- the LOC111808795 gene encoding chitinase 10-like, whose protein sequence is MASTFLFLSFIFLLWTGLPSTIEAHGHRRWRERSRVASLISEELFKELFLHKDDSACPANGFYSYQSFIEATKKFPKFGTTGCLATQKREIAAFLAQISHETTGGWATAPDGPFAWGLCFKEEISPQSNYCDDSVKQWPCSPGKSYKGRGPIQLSWNYNYGPAGEALGFDGLRNPERVAEDPTTAFKTALWFWMTEQKPKPSCHDVMVGRYIPTEADREANRTAGYGLVTNIINGGLECGIANDARVNDRIGFFQRYAKLFNVDTGPNLDCQNQKPF, encoded by the exons ATGGCATCCACCTTCTTATTCCtctccttcatcttcctcctctGGACTGGCCTTCCGTCCACGATCGAGGCTCATGGTCACCGTCGTTGGAGGGAGAGATCCCGAGTAGCTTCACTAATTAGTGAAGAACTTTTTAAGGAGCTATTTTTGCATAAAGACGATAGTGCATGTCCCGCAAATGGGTTCTATAGTTACCAATCCTTCATTGAAGCGACGAAGAAGTTTCCCAAATTTGGTACGACAGGTTGTTTGGCCACACAGAAGAGGGAGATAGCGGCGTTCCTGGCTCAGATCTCACACGAGACGACGGGCGGGTGGGCGACTGCTCCGGATGGACCTTTTGCTTGGGGGCTATGCTTTAAAGAGGAAATCAGTCCACAAAGTAACTATTGTGATGATAGTGTTAAGCAGTGGCCTTGCTCTCCCGGCAAGTCCTACAAAGGAAGAGGACCTATACAACTATCATG GAATTACAACTACGGGCCAGCGGGCGAGGCACTGGGATTCGACGGGCTGAGAAACCCGGAGAGAGTTGCAGAGGACCCGACGACGGCGTTCAAGACAGCGCTGTGGTTCTGGATGACGGAGCAGAAGCCGAAGCCATCGTGTCACGACGTCATGGTCGGCCGATACATTCCCACAGAGGCCGATAGAGAGGCAAACAGAACTGCAGGATATGGACTAGTGACCAACATCATCAATGGCGGACTTGAGTGTGGGATTGCCAACGATGCCCGAGTCAACGACCGAATTGGCTTCTTCCAAAGATATGCTAAGCTCTTCAATGTCGATACTGGGCCCAACTTGGATTGCCAGAATCAGAAACCCTTTTAG